TCCCCCACCGCCGCGAAGGAGACATCCCGGAAGATGAAGAAGAAGACGAGGACGGTGACCGCGGCGACCGCCGCGAGGCGAAGCCAGTCGCGGGCCGTGTTGACGGGCCGTCTCGGCGATTCGTCCGCCTGCCGAAGGACAGAGTCACCCGCCTCGTTCACGGCTCCTCCGAGGTCGCGATGCGGACGAGCCCCTTCTTCAGATCGATCTCGCGGACGACATCGATCCTCCCGGTCCTGTTCAGACGCTCGATGTCGGCATCCGACAGGTAGGAGCCGCTGACGCCCAGCTCGAAGCTCTGGAAGTAGCGCGACTGGGGAACGTACCGGACGCTGAAGTCGTCGCCGATCCTGACCCTCTCGAAGCGCGGCCCCCTCCCCCGCTCGATCCGGTCGGTCACGATGACCCTGCCGCTCTCGAAGCGGATCGCGCGCCTGAAGCGCGACGGCGACGCCCCGCTCCGCGTCATGAGGAGCCGCCGGATCCCGCCCTTGATCCGGTAGGCGAGCCACGCGCTCCAGCCCGCCGAGAGGAGGAAGAGGCGGAAGAGGATCATCCTCCAGGGGGTGAACGCCTTCGTGACCATGAAGTGGAGAGATCCCTCGACGACAAACTCGTTCTCGTCCCACCGGATCGCGCGGTTGGGATCGATCCACTGCGAGGTCACGACACGGCCGTCAGCCCTCTCGGCGAGGATGCCGCAGTCGCTCGCGAGGACTTTCGGGGCTTCCCCCACGCCGCAGACCTTGAGCACGCCTCCCTTGGCGAGGTTGACCGCGATGTAGGCCTCCGGAGTCCTGCGGATCTGCATCCGCGCGCGCGGCCAGCTCCTCGTGAACGGAGGACCGTCGCAGGGAAGCGGGGGAAGCGGATCGGGTCGCGGCCTCCAGTCGATCCAGGACTGCAGCAGCTCCGGGATCCTGTAGAGGAAGTAGCGATCCTCCTGGATTTCCGGGGGCACGAGGCGGCCGCGCCGGAGGGCGGACAGCATCCGCTCCGCCACGGCGCCCGCCATCGGAACCCGGGGCGCGGCAAGCTCGAAGCCGTGGGGGTAGAAGTGGAGCGTCTGCCGGCTGCCCAGCGATCCGCCGAAGTGTCCGTCCGGAAAGACGAAGTGGGAGCAGAAGTCGATCGCGCGACGGATCACGCCATCGATCCGCTCATCGGCGTAGATCTTCCGCAGCTTCCCGAGAAACGAGATCGTGGCCGAGAGGTAGCCCGGATCGGCGCCGTCGTACTCGAGACACCATCCCTCCTCGTCGCAGTGGCGGAGGAAGTCGTCGAGGCGCTCGTGGAATCCCGCGAGGAGTCTCCGGTCGCCCAAGAGCGCGTAGGCCTCGTAGATCGGGAGGATGGCCATCGCGTGATGGTTCGCGAGCACCCCGGGCTCGTCGTATCGCGCGAGAAAGCGGGCCGCCCGGTAGACGCTCTCGCGGAGTCGATCTGCCAGACCGGGCGGCAGGTGCCCATCTAGAAGCCGCAGGGAATCGCAGATCGCGTAGACCAGGAATCCCGTCGGGCCGGCCCATCCCCGCTCGTTCGGATAGAACTCATCGAACGATCCGTCCGAGTGCTGGATGCGGGTCCAGAACTCCATCCCGGCCAGAGCCCAGAAGAGGATCTTCGGGCTTCCGAGATACGGGTTGTCGGGAAAGGGCGTCGTGTAGGCGAGCGCGAGGGAGTGCGCGCCGAACTGCGCGATCGCCGAGGGGAAGTCGACGCTCCGGCAGAGCCAGTACTCGCGGTGAAAGCATCCGTAGGTCGGCGAGAACTCGTTGCGGTCTTGAAGGGAGAGCAGGCGCGGGATCTGCGCGAGCGCCCGATCTGCGTACGCCCTGCGCAACTCCTCCCCCCGGGGAGGGGCCGCTCCATCGGGGCGGGCGCCTTCGAAGAGCGGGGAATCGACGTTCCCAGAGTCCATGACCTGACATGTTAGAGCGCCGGGGCGAGCGATGTAAGCTCCGAAAGAGCTGCCTAACGCGTTGTGAAATAGTCTGCTACATCGCAAGGTCAACCGCGGCAGGAAGGCCTCAAGACGCCTTGCCCTCGTGAATATCATAACAAATGCGAAAATAGTGAATAAAAAAGAGTGACGTCCCTCTCAGAATGACCGATGATCACCCCGTGGTCGAGATTTGGGGAAGCAAACCAACGCATAGGACTCCTCCCAGTCGAGATCGTTTCTGAGCGAGCAGCAGGGCCGAGTTGATAGATGGTCCGAGCAGTGACATAGATGAAGGTGAGGCTAGACCTCACCCTTGCCCGCACCTACTTTTGCGGCCAAAGGTGGTGCGGGCATTTCCTTGCCCTCCCCGCGCACTCGCGCGGATCCGCTCGAACGGTCTAGACTCCCCCCGGGCCAAGGAAGGGAGGGTCTTCTGGAGCGCAACCAGCCAAGGGGCGGCCCCAGGCTCCGCGAATCCCCATCGATCGAGCGGGCCGCCTGGATCCTGATTGGGATCCTCCTGCTCCTCCTTCTCTAC
This window of the Candidatus Eisenbacteria bacterium genome carries:
- a CDS encoding flippase-like domain-containing protein, which translates into the protein MDRSQPRDPVGRERVCRRGISPLHGHEGVHPLEDDPLPPLPPLGGLERVARLPDQGRDPAAPHDAERGVAVALQARDPLRERQGHRDRPDRAGEGAALREGQDRRRLQRPVRSPVALLPELRAGRQRLLPVGCRHRASEQDREDRCRPRDRSEEGARPHRDLGGAVNEAGDSVLRQADESPRRPVNTARDWLRLAAVAAVTVLVFFFIFRDVSFAAVGEILREARFLPLVAGFAITLAFPPLSAARWRCVMEGMGCRIALRESMGLVLASWTLSIFTPSKGGDLAKAYFLRGRFPVSSVLGSVLAVRLVDTLVLLAFCLA